In the Candidatus Rhodoblastus alkanivorans genome, one interval contains:
- the ntrC gene encoding nitrogen regulation protein NR(I), giving the protein MPSGNILVADDDAAIRTVVGQALTRAGYEVRTTGAASTLWRWIQAGEGDLVITDVVMPDENAFELLPRVKKARPDLPVIVMSAQNTFMTAIKASERGAYEYLPKPFDLKELLAIVGRAMSEPKNRLRTPEPDDMEGMPLVGRSPAMQDIYRALARLMQSDLTVMITGESGTGKELVARALHDYGKRKKGPFVAINVAAIPRDLIESELFGHEKGAFTGANQRSVGRFEQAEGGTLFLDEIGDMPMDAQTRLLRVLQQGEYTTVGGRTPIKANVRIVAATNKDLRVLIQQGLFREDLFFRLNVVPLRLPPLRERAEDIGDLARHFFAQAVNEGLPLKSLEPAALERMKRYRWPGNIRELENLVRRLAALYPQELISEQIIVSELGLDVSRESGSFLAPPAGQAGAATPASALARDPDESLSMAVERHLTELFKVHGDKLPPPGLYHRILREIEYPLISIALAATRGNQIKAAELLGLNRNTLRKKVRDLDVRLMRSSR; this is encoded by the coding sequence ATGCCGAGCGGCAATATTCTCGTCGCGGACGACGACGCGGCCATCCGCACCGTCGTGGGCCAGGCCCTGACGCGCGCGGGATATGAAGTGCGCACCACCGGCGCGGCATCCACGCTCTGGCGCTGGATTCAGGCGGGCGAGGGCGATCTGGTCATTACCGATGTCGTAATGCCGGACGAGAACGCCTTCGAACTGCTGCCCCGGGTGAAAAAGGCGCGGCCGGATCTGCCGGTCATCGTGATGAGCGCGCAGAACACCTTCATGACCGCGATCAAGGCCTCCGAGCGCGGCGCCTATGAATATCTTCCCAAACCCTTCGACCTGAAGGAGCTTCTGGCCATCGTAGGGCGGGCGATGAGCGAGCCGAAGAACCGGCTGCGCACGCCCGAGCCGGACGACATGGAGGGCATGCCGCTGGTCGGCCGCTCGCCGGCCATGCAGGACATCTATCGCGCTTTGGCGCGGCTGATGCAGTCCGACCTCACGGTGATGATCACCGGCGAATCCGGCACCGGCAAGGAGCTGGTCGCCCGCGCCCTGCACGATTACGGCAAACGCAAGAAAGGTCCCTTCGTCGCGATCAATGTCGCCGCCATCCCGCGCGACCTGATCGAATCCGAATTGTTTGGTCACGAGAAGGGCGCCTTCACCGGCGCGAACCAAAGGTCCGTCGGCCGGTTCGAACAGGCCGAGGGCGGCACGCTTTTCCTCGACGAGATCGGCGACATGCCGATGGACGCGCAGACCCGGCTGTTGCGCGTGCTCCAGCAGGGCGAATACACCACGGTCGGCGGCCGCACCCCGATCAAGGCCAATGTCCGCATCGTCGCCGCGACAAACAAGGATTTGCGCGTCCTCATCCAGCAGGGCCTGTTCCGCGAGGACCTGTTCTTCCGCCTCAATGTCGTGCCCTTGCGTCTGCCGCCCCTGCGTGAGCGCGCCGAGGACATCGGCGACCTCGCCCGCCATTTCTTCGCCCAGGCGGTCAACGAGGGGCTGCCGCTGAAATCGCTGGAGCCGGCGGCGCTGGAGCGGATGAAGCGTTATCGCTGGCCCGGCAATATCCGCGAGCTGGAAAATCTGGTCCGCCGTCTCGCGGCGCTCTATCCGCAGGAGCTGATTTCCGAACAGATCATCGTCAGCGAACTGGGCCTCGACGTCTCCCGCGAGTCCGGCTCCTTCCTTGCGCCGCCCGCGGGCCAGGCCGGCGCCGCGACGCCGGCCTCCGCGCTCGCGCGCGACCCGGACGAATCGCTTTCCATGGCGGTCGAGCGTCATCTCACCGAATTGTTCAAGGTCCATGGCGACAAGCTGCCGCCGCCGGGCCTCTACCACCGCATCCTGCGCGAAATCGAATATCCCCTGATTTCGATCGCGCTCGCGGCCACCCGCGGCAACCAGATCAAGGCCGCCGAACTGCTCGGCCTCAACCGCAACACCCTGCGTAAAAAAGTGCGAGACCTCGACGTGCGGCTGATGCGCTCCTCGCGGTGA
- a CDS encoding two-component system sensor histidine kinase NtrB → MADCPSAQLLNALPHPLLSVAGDGSIRDANPAAELFFDISRNNLRKIKFPDLLPFGSPLISAIDMVRQRRAPINEYRVDLGTPKIGVERYVDIHIAPLPNIADGVVIMLQERTIADKMDRQLTHRGAARSLSAMGAMLAHEIKNPLSGIRGAAQLLDSAVGDEDRGLCRLICDETDRIVALVERMEAFSDGRPVERGAVNIHEVLEHVRRIAQAGFARRVRFVETYDPSLPPVLANRDQLVQVFLNLVKNAVEALGDDSMDGEIELTTAYRPGVRIRAPGRATPVSLPLEFCVRDNGPGVPEDLMPHLFDPFVTTKASGSGLGLALVAKIIGDHGGVIECESLPRKTLFRVLMPVYSPRDV, encoded by the coding sequence ATGGCCGATTGCCCGTCGGCGCAATTGCTCAACGCCTTGCCGCACCCGCTGCTCTCGGTGGCCGGCGACGGCTCGATCCGCGACGCCAATCCCGCGGCGGAGCTGTTTTTCGACATATCGCGCAACAACTTGCGCAAGATCAAATTCCCGGACCTGCTGCCGTTCGGCTCGCCGCTGATCTCGGCGATCGACATGGTCCGCCAGCGCCGCGCGCCGATCAATGAATACCGGGTCGATCTCGGCACGCCCAAGATCGGCGTCGAACGCTATGTGGACATACACATCGCGCCCTTGCCGAATATAGCGGACGGCGTGGTGATCATGCTGCAGGAGCGCACGATCGCCGACAAGATGGACCGCCAGCTCACCCATCGCGGCGCGGCGCGCTCGCTTTCGGCCATGGGCGCCATGCTGGCGCATGAGATCAAGAATCCGCTGTCCGGCATTCGCGGCGCGGCGCAATTGCTCGACTCCGCCGTGGGCGACGAGGATCGCGGCCTGTGCCGCCTGATCTGCGACGAGACCGACCGCATCGTGGCGCTGGTCGAGCGGATGGAGGCCTTTTCCGACGGCCGTCCGGTCGAGCGCGGCGCGGTCAATATTCACGAGGTGCTGGAGCATGTCCGGCGCATCGCCCAGGCGGGCTTCGCCCGGCGCGTCCGCTTCGTCGAGACCTACGATCCGTCGCTGCCGCCGGTGCTCGCCAATCGCGACCAACTCGTCCAGGTCTTTCTGAATCTTGTGAAAAACGCAGTGGAAGCGCTCGGCGACGATTCCATGGACGGTGAAATCGAGCTGACCACGGCCTATCGGCCCGGCGTCCGCATCCGCGCGCCCGGCCGGGCGACGCCGGTCAGCCTGCCGCTCGAATTCTGCGTGCGCGACAACGGACCGGGCGTCCCGGAGGATTTGATGCCGCATCTGTTCGATCCCTTCGTCACCACCAAGGCTTCAGGCTCTGGCCTCGGACTTGCATTGGTCGCCAAGATCATAGGCGATCACGGCGGCGTCATCGAATGCGAATCCCTTCCGCGGAAAACGCTCTTCCGGGTTCTCATGCCCGTCTATTCGCCCCGCGACGTCTGA
- the dusB gene encoding tRNA dihydrouridine synthase DusB: MNDFAQQVGDGAGAASLFHAPASVAPLRVGGLTIDAPAFLAPMAGVTDLAMRRLARRFGAGLAFSEMVASDDFAQAAGGKAGKFGRESVVRAMGEGVSPHAVQIAGREPESLAEAARLVADAGADLIDINMGCPAKRVVGGAAGSALMRDLDLAARLIAAVTGAVKVPVSVKMRLGWDEASLNAPELARRAEAEGAAMVIVHGRTRNQFYRGAADWAAIGPVCEAVEIPVVANGDCRSPRDAWEMLAQSGAKAVMIGRAALGRPWIVGDIAYLLRNGRARPALSPQARRDAAREHVATLMDLLGSRQGLRHARKHLAAYADVAAEEGGGLDAAARRRLVETEDAREVFDLLCRLYERAPDLEAA, from the coding sequence ATGAACGATTTTGCTCAACAAGTGGGCGATGGCGCGGGCGCCGCCTCCTTGTTTCACGCGCCTGCTTCGGTCGCCCCTTTGCGCGTCGGCGGTCTGACGATCGACGCGCCGGCTTTTCTCGCGCCCATGGCGGGCGTGACCGACCTCGCCATGCGCCGTCTCGCCCGGCGTTTCGGCGCGGGCCTCGCCTTTTCCGAAATGGTCGCGAGCGATGATTTCGCCCAGGCCGCCGGCGGCAAGGCGGGAAAGTTTGGACGCGAGAGCGTGGTCCGCGCAATGGGGGAGGGCGTGTCGCCCCATGCCGTGCAGATCGCCGGCCGCGAGCCTGAGAGCCTCGCGGAAGCAGCCCGGCTGGTTGCGGACGCCGGGGCCGATCTCATCGACATCAATATGGGCTGTCCGGCCAAGCGGGTGGTCGGCGGCGCGGCCGGCTCGGCCTTGATGCGCGACCTCGACCTCGCGGCGCGGCTGATCGCGGCCGTGACCGGCGCGGTGAAGGTTCCGGTGAGCGTCAAGATGCGTTTGGGCTGGGATGAGGCCTCGCTCAACGCGCCGGAACTCGCCCGCCGCGCCGAGGCCGAGGGCGCCGCCATGGTGATCGTCCACGGCCGCACCCGGAACCAGTTCTATCGCGGCGCGGCGGATTGGGCGGCGATCGGCCCCGTCTGCGAAGCGGTCGAGATACCGGTCGTCGCCAATGGCGATTGCCGTTCGCCGCGGGACGCGTGGGAAATGCTGGCGCAATCGGGCGCAAAAGCCGTGATGATCGGCCGCGCCGCGCTGGGGCGCCCTTGGATTGTCGGCGATATTGCCTATTTACTACGCAATGGCCGAGCGAGGCCGGCGCTGTCGCCACAGGCGCGGCGTGACGCGGCGCGCGAGCATGTCGCGACTTTGATGGACTTGCTCGGATCGCGCCAGGGCTTGCGCCACGCCCGCAAACATCTTGCGGCTTATGCGGATGTGGCGGCGGAAGAGGGCGGCGGGCTGGATGCGGCGGCGCGCCGGCGTCTGGTCGAAACCGAGGACGCGCGGGAGGTCTTTGATCTGCTCTGTCGTCTTTATGAACGAGCGCCCGATCTGGAGGCGGCATGA
- a CDS encoding bifunctional 2-C-methyl-D-erythritol 4-phosphate cytidylyltransferase/2-C-methyl-D-erythritol 2,4-cyclodiphosphate synthase, with translation MAEDHGAKKAGGAFFLVVAAGRGARAGAGGPKQYRELAGRQVLTRTLRALLDGAAGAKALVVIHADDRDLYEAAIAPLPDDVRARLFPPAFGGATRQDSVCNGLEALAAFGVGDDAAVLIHDAARPFVSPGLIARALEAARDKGAGVPGVAVVDTIKQVAEDLRIVATPARATLRGVQTPQAFRFVLILAAHRAVRADGCREMTDDAAVAEWAGHCVFVFPGEAENVKLTTPEDFLRAEAKLFNELADIRTGQGFDVHAFGNGDHVWLGGVKVPHDRGLVGHSDADVLLHAITDAVLGAIADGDIGAHFPPSDPQWRGASSDQFLRHAVERVAARGGRIAHIDATLICERPKVGPHRDAIRARIGEIMDLPLDRVAVKATTSERLGFTGRQEGIAAMAMATVRLP, from the coding sequence ATGGCCGAGGATCACGGAGCAAAAAAGGCGGGCGGGGCTTTTTTCCTGGTGGTCGCGGCGGGGCGCGGCGCGCGCGCCGGCGCCGGCGGCCCGAAGCAATATCGCGAGCTCGCCGGTCGCCAGGTTCTGACCCGCACCCTGCGAGCCCTGCTCGACGGCGCGGCGGGCGCGAAGGCGCTGGTTGTCATCCATGCCGACGATCGGGACCTCTATGAAGCCGCGATCGCGCCGCTGCCGGACGATGTGCGCGCACGGCTTTTTCCCCCGGCTTTCGGCGGCGCGACGCGGCAGGACAGCGTATGCAACGGGCTGGAGGCGCTGGCGGCGTTCGGCGTCGGCGACGACGCCGCCGTGCTGATCCACGACGCCGCGCGGCCTTTCGTCAGCCCCGGGCTGATCGCGCGCGCGCTCGAGGCGGCCCGTGACAAGGGCGCCGGCGTTCCGGGCGTCGCCGTGGTCGATACGATCAAGCAGGTCGCGGAGGATTTGCGCATCGTCGCTACGCCCGCGCGCGCGACCTTGCGCGGGGTGCAGACGCCGCAGGCCTTTCGTTTCGTTCTCATTCTCGCCGCCCATCGTGCGGTTCGCGCCGACGGCTGCCGCGAAATGACCGACGACGCCGCGGTGGCCGAATGGGCCGGCCATTGCGTCTTCGTCTTTCCCGGCGAGGCGGAAAACGTCAAGCTCACCACCCCGGAGGATTTTTTGCGCGCGGAGGCCAAATTGTTCAACGAGCTCGCCGATATTCGCACCGGCCAGGGTTTTGACGTCCATGCCTTCGGCAACGGCGATCATGTCTGGCTCGGCGGCGTGAAAGTGCCGCACGATCGCGGGCTCGTCGGCCATTCCGACGCCGATGTGCTGCTCCACGCCATCACCGACGCCGTCCTCGGCGCCATAGCGGACGGCGACATCGGCGCCCATTTCCCGCCGAGCGATCCGCAATGGCGCGGCGCCTCGTCCGACCAGTTCCTCCGCCACGCCGTCGAGCGCGTCGCCGCCCGGGGCGGCCGCATCGCCCATATCGACGCCACCTTGATCTGCGAACGTCCCAAGGTCGGCCCCCACCGCGACGCCATCCGCGCCCGGATCGGCGAAATCATGGATCTGCCGCTCGACCGGGTGGCGGTGAAGGCGACGACTTCGGAACGGCTCGGCTTTACCGGACGGCAGGAAGGCATTGCGGCGATGGCCATGGCGACGGTGAGGCTGCCGTAA
- a CDS encoding CinA family protein, whose protein sequence is MRDEILVTARRVLDACFTRKLKIATAESCTGGLIAAALTEIPGASDVFERGFVTYSNEAKQDILGVPADLIAAHGAVSPQVAEAMALGALEHSRAQMALSVTGIAGPDGGSAQKPVGLVHFGLARVDRPTLLAEKHFVGPHGKALAREEIRRQAALTGLRMLLEAAAPQLYA, encoded by the coding sequence ATGCGCGACGAAATCCTGGTCACGGCGCGGCGGGTGCTTGACGCCTGTTTCACGCGCAAGCTCAAAATCGCAACCGCGGAATCCTGCACCGGCGGGCTGATCGCCGCCGCGCTGACGGAAATTCCCGGCGCTTCGGACGTATTCGAGCGCGGCTTCGTCACCTATAGCAACGAGGCCAAGCAGGATATACTCGGCGTTCCGGCCGACCTCATCGCCGCACATGGCGCGGTGTCGCCGCAGGTCGCCGAAGCCATGGCGCTCGGCGCGCTGGAACATTCGCGCGCCCAAATGGCGCTGTCGGTGACCGGAATCGCCGGCCCGGACGGCGGCTCGGCGCAAAAGCCGGTCGGCCTCGTCCATTTCGGCCTCGCCCGCGTCGATCGCCCGACCCTGCTGGCGGAAAAGCATTTTGTCGGGCCGCATGGAAAAGCTCTCGCGCGGGAAGAAATCCGCCGCCAGGCGGCGCTGACTGGTCTGCGGATGCTGCTCGAAGCCGCCGCGCCGCAACTCTACGCCTGA
- a CDS encoding malonate--CoA ligase, producing the protein MSNHLLDLIASRVPDPEKIFIQSLDGESITYRQMLSASARYANALVSLGVEPGDRVAMQMEKSPAFLFIYLACLRAGAVFLPLNTAYTPHEVGYFLSDAKPKLIVCDIERADSLRDAAGEAEVRIVTHGQGQAGELYDLAAISPPDFANAARGDDDLAAILYTSGTTGRSKGAMLSHDNLASNALTLVDYWRFTPDDVLIHALPVYHTHGLFVATNNILLCGGSMIFLPKFSAPQILEAMSERPDRLRGTVLMGVPTFYTRLLDEPGLTREACSHMRLFISGSAPLLAETHRAFSNRAGHAILERYGMTETNMNTSNPYDGERIAGTVGFPLPGVSLRVADPQTGAALPSGEIGVIEVKGPNVFKGYWLMPEKTASEFRPDGFFITGDLGTIDDRGYVRIVGRGKDLIITGGLNVYPKEIETEIDSLPGVVESAVIGLPDHDFGEAVAAVVVRAKAAPIDEAAIHDALQSRLAKFKWPKKIFFVDDLPRNTMGKVQKNVLRTTYGG; encoded by the coding sequence TTGTCCAACCATCTGCTCGATCTGATCGCCTCGCGCGTTCCCGACCCGGAAAAAATCTTCATCCAGTCGCTGGACGGCGAATCGATTACCTATCGCCAGATGCTCTCGGCGAGCGCGCGCTACGCCAACGCCCTGGTTTCGCTCGGCGTCGAACCCGGCGACCGGGTGGCGATGCAGATGGAGAAATCGCCCGCCTTCCTCTTCATCTATCTCGCCTGTTTGCGCGCCGGCGCGGTTTTTCTGCCGCTCAACACCGCCTATACGCCGCATGAGGTCGGCTATTTCCTCTCGGACGCCAAACCCAAACTGATCGTCTGCGACATCGAACGCGCGGATTCGCTGCGCGACGCCGCGGGCGAAGCGGAAGTCCGTATCGTGACGCACGGCCAGGGACAGGCGGGCGAGCTTTACGATCTCGCCGCCATCAGCCCGCCCGACTTCGCCAATGCCGCGCGCGGCGACGACGACCTCGCCGCGATCCTCTACACCTCGGGCACCACTGGCCGCTCGAAGGGCGCGATGCTGTCCCATGACAATCTCGCCTCCAACGCTTTGACCCTGGTGGATTATTGGCGTTTCACGCCCGACGACGTGCTCATCCATGCCCTGCCTGTCTACCACACCCACGGCCTGTTCGTGGCGACCAACAATATTCTGTTGTGCGGCGGCTCGATGATTTTCCTGCCCAAATTCTCCGCGCCGCAGATTCTCGAAGCCATGAGCGAAAGACCCGACCGTCTGCGCGGGACGGTGCTGATGGGCGTGCCGACCTTTTATACCCGCCTGCTCGACGAGCCGGGCCTGACTCGCGAAGCCTGCTCCCATATGCGGCTGTTCATTTCCGGCTCGGCGCCCTTGCTCGCTGAAACCCACCGCGCCTTCTCGAACCGCGCCGGCCACGCCATTCTCGAACGCTATGGCATGACCGAAACCAATATGAACACCTCCAATCCCTATGACGGCGAACGCATCGCCGGCACGGTCGGCTTCCCCCTGCCCGGCGTGTCGTTGCGCGTGGCCGATCCCCAAACCGGCGCGGCCTTGCCCTCCGGCGAAATCGGCGTGATCGAGGTGAAGGGGCCCAATGTCTTCAAGGGCTATTGGCTGATGCCTGAAAAGACCGCGAGCGAATTCCGGCCCGACGGCTTTTTCATCACCGGCGACCTGGGGACGATCGACGACAGGGGCTATGTGCGGATCGTCGGCCGCGGCAAGGATCTGATCATCACCGGCGGTCTGAACGTCTATCCGAAGGAGATCGAGACCGAGATCGACTCCCTGCCCGGCGTCGTCGAGAGCGCTGTCATAGGCCTGCCAGACCACGATTTCGGCGAGGCGGTCGCGGCCGTGGTGGTGCGCGCCAAAGCCGCCCCCATCGACGAAGCCGCCATTCACGACGCGCTGCAAAGCCGGCTCGCCAAATTCAAATGGCCGAAGAAGATCTTCTTCGTCGACGACCTTCCGCGCAACACGATGGGCAAGGTGCAGAAGAACGTTTTGCGCACGACCTACGGCGGGTGA
- a CDS encoding tetratricopeptide repeat protein, whose protein sequence is MKFAFTFLALCLAGAPAVAAEAAAKSPAPDEQTGELNPQNMSVQYWAAKATDDDYDPHMCMYGVFLDKTGQHEEARRIFKHCAEHGNLNAMPWMSYMEENGFDRPSDPVKAAEWDKKLADAGSSLGQFNYGLDLLRGHGVMRDRAAGKALIDKAAEGGDTTARELAQHDYDPDLVTPTADLAHYRQPQF, encoded by the coding sequence ATGAAATTCGCTTTCACTTTTCTCGCCCTGTGTCTTGCCGGCGCGCCGGCGGTTGCGGCTGAAGCGGCGGCGAAGTCCCCCGCGCCGGACGAGCAGACGGGCGAACTGAATCCGCAAAACATGTCGGTGCAATATTGGGCCGCGAAGGCGACGGACGACGATTACGACCCGCATATGTGCATGTATGGCGTCTTCCTCGACAAGACCGGGCAGCATGAGGAAGCGCGCCGCATTTTCAAGCATTGCGCCGAACATGGCAATCTCAACGCCATGCCCTGGATGTCCTACATGGAGGAAAACGGCTTCGACCGGCCGTCAGACCCGGTCAAGGCGGCGGAGTGGGATAAAAAACTCGCGGACGCCGGCTCCTCGCTCGGCCAGTTCAATTATGGCCTCGACCTTTTGCGCGGCCATGGCGTGATGCGGGACCGCGCCGCTGGCAAGGCCTTGATCGACAAGGCGGCGGAGGGCGGCGACACCACCGCGCGCGAATTGGCGCAGCACGATTACGACCCGGATTTGGTGACGCCGACCGCCGATCTCGCCCATTACCGCCAGCCGCAGTTTTGA
- the pqqA gene encoding pyrroloquinoline quinone precursor peptide PqqA: MTWTAPEVCEVCCGMEVTSYMSAEI; the protein is encoded by the coding sequence ATGACCTGGACTGCTCCGGAAGTTTGCGAAGTCTGCTGCGGCATGGAAGTCACTTCCTATATGTCCGCCGAAATCTGA
- a CDS encoding response regulator transcription factor, whose amino-acid sequence MKILIAEDDANLRAGLVDLLALEGIDCIVAEDGEAAWRAFVEEAPALCLFDVMMPRLDGLDLCRRIRARDSRTPILLLSARGAEIDRVIGLEIGADDYIAKPFSARELVARIKAGLRRTKAAPAAEVAPEKEPPRLRMGDIEIDPEALRAWRDGQSIDLAPRELAILRALLARAGKAVSRDELFDLAWGRDYMPNSRALDQYVSSLRRKIERDPAHPQIIKTVHGVGYRYDEDA is encoded by the coding sequence ATGAAGATTCTCATCGCCGAGGACGATGCAAATCTGCGCGCCGGGCTGGTCGATCTGCTCGCTCTCGAAGGAATCGACTGCATCGTGGCCGAGGACGGCGAGGCCGCCTGGCGCGCCTTCGTCGAGGAAGCTCCGGCGCTTTGCCTGTTCGACGTGATGATGCCGCGCCTCGACGGCCTCGACCTTTGCCGGCGCATCCGCGCGCGCGATTCCCGCACGCCGATCTTGCTGCTGTCGGCGCGCGGCGCCGAGATCGACCGGGTGATCGGGCTGGAGATCGGCGCCGATGATTATATCGCCAAGCCTTTTTCGGCCCGCGAGCTGGTGGCGCGGATCAAGGCCGGGCTGCGCCGGACCAAAGCCGCCCCGGCCGCAGAGGTCGCGCCCGAAAAAGAGCCGCCGCGCCTGCGCATGGGCGACATCGAAATCGACCCGGAAGCCTTGCGCGCCTGGCGCGACGGGCAGAGCATCGACCTCGCGCCGCGCGAACTCGCAATCCTGCGGGCCCTGCTGGCGCGCGCGGGCAAGGCGGTTTCGCGCGACGAATTGTTCGACCTCGCCTGGGGTCGCGACTATATGCCCAACAGCCGCGCCCTCGACCAATATGTCTCCAGCCTGCGCCGCAAAATCGAGCGCGATCCGGCCCATCCGCAGATCATCAAGACGGTTCATGGCGTGGGCTATCGCTATGACGAGGACGCCTGA
- a CDS encoding sensor histidine kinase, which yields MKSRSAPFLTRSPGSWAATARQALLYALPLVFVALIAAQWLDADYRALRENARRRAQGVAGTMGAAAAAEVGELAAFARVNIGRAAAEGLDPPNALWRVISGYDQQLLVLIREGDQTVFPPDDPLATPKMWGEKVRALTGVASLLREGDFVNGWFPDASGEYYFECLRAGQNDARKETCLALNGRFIFADLTAVLETRAKAFPGWAFRLRDPFGRVIWQKGGAPEGYESFLQSGALHGWAVDVAGTPAPRHSALGRLALALPLALVWLLLVYQARKAERERLAESAARAELATRLSHDLRTPLANLKLYAELIARRAGGAAGLDRYCAVLTEEIDRLDALAGETIFGDQGAAPAPRLAAADPCALARRVVARYEKLLAASNCACEAHCEAAGRLRFDASAFERILINLLDNARKYAPGKIDVSISWRDGLLALEVRDFGAAPPPGAEVKPSHGLGLSIVQDLARVNGGSFSLSGANPGLRACATIRALPEGEAA from the coding sequence TTGAAGTCACGCAGCGCGCCATTTCTCACGCGTTCGCCAGGCTCTTGGGCGGCGACCGCGCGGCAGGCCTTGCTTTATGCCCTGCCGCTCGTTTTCGTCGCCCTCATCGCCGCGCAATGGCTCGACGCGGATTATCGCGCCTTGCGCGAGAACGCGCGTCGCCGGGCGCAGGGGGTCGCCGGGACCATGGGGGCGGCGGCGGCCGCGGAGGTCGGCGAACTGGCCGCTTTTGCCCGGGTCAATATCGGCCGCGCGGCGGCGGAGGGACTTGACCCGCCCAATGCGCTCTGGCGGGTGATTTCCGGCTATGATCAGCAATTGCTGGTGCTGATCCGCGAGGGCGACCAAACCGTTTTTCCGCCCGACGACCCGCTCGCCACACCCAAGATGTGGGGGGAAAAAGTGCGCGCCCTGACCGGGGTCGCGAGCCTGTTGCGCGAAGGTGATTTCGTCAACGGCTGGTTCCCCGACGCCTCCGGCGAATATTATTTTGAATGCCTGCGCGCCGGCCAGAACGACGCGCGCAAGGAAACCTGTCTCGCGCTCAATGGCCGTTTCATCTTTGCCGATCTGACCGCTGTGCTCGAAACGCGCGCAAAGGCTTTTCCCGGCTGGGCCTTCCGCCTGCGCGACCCGTTCGGCCGGGTGATCTGGCAAAAGGGCGGCGCGCCGGAAGGCTATGAGAGCTTCCTGCAGAGCGGGGCGCTGCACGGCTGGGCGGTGGACGTCGCGGGGACGCCCGCGCCGCGCCACAGCGCGCTCGGGCGGCTTGCGCTCGCCTTGCCGCTGGCGCTGGTGTGGCTGCTGCTGGTCTATCAGGCGCGCAAGGCGGAACGGGAACGGCTCGCGGAAAGCGCGGCCCGCGCCGAACTCGCCACGCGGCTGTCGCACGACCTGCGCACGCCGCTCGCCAATCTCAAGCTCTACGCCGAACTCATCGCCCGCAGGGCAGGGGGCGCCGCCGGGCTCGACCGCTATTGCGCCGTGCTGACCGAGGAGATCGACCGGCTCGACGCGCTCGCCGGGGAAACCATTTTCGGCGATCAAGGCGCGGCGCCGGCGCCGCGCCTCGCCGCCGCCGACCCCTGCGCCCTGGCGCGTCGCGTCGTCGCCCGTTACGAGAAGCTGCTCGCGGCCTCGAACTGCGCCTGCGAGGCCCATTGCGAGGCGGCCGGGCGGCTGCGCTTCGACGCCAGCGCCTTCGAGCGCATCCTCATCAATCTGCTCGACAACGCCCGCAAATATGCGCCGGGGAAGATCGACGTCTCGATCTCCTGGCGCGACGGTCTGCTCGCGCTCGAAGTGCGCGATTTTGGCGCCGCCCCGCCGCCGGGCGCCGAAGTCAAGCCCTCGCACGGCCTGGGCCTGTCGATCGTCCAGGATCTGGCCCGCGTCAATGGCGGAAGCTTCTCGCTGAGCGGCGCCAATCCGGGCTTGCGGGCGTGCGCTACGATCAGGGCCCTTCCCGAGGGAGAGGCGGCATGA
- a CDS encoding SRPBCC family protein, giving the protein MIRLTIAAAVLALGGLAAQAAPIVKVSESVKVAAAPAQVWEKIGHFSNLTWHPAIKSSEASEADKPGSQRRLDLGGPILWEQLVVYRPAAHSYTYKILDNGTNQKVLPVMHYISSIVVKPDGKGSEVVWSSTFTPAPGTTADAAHKAIAGVYRAGLDALAKDFAKN; this is encoded by the coding sequence ATGATACGTCTTACGATCGCCGCGGCTGTTCTGGCGCTGGGCGGGCTTGCCGCGCAGGCGGCGCCAATAGTGAAAGTGTCCGAATCGGTGAAGGTCGCGGCCGCGCCGGCCCAGGTCTGGGAAAAGATTGGCCATTTCAGCAACCTGACCTGGCACCCGGCGATCAAGAGCAGCGAGGCGTCGGAAGCCGACAAGCCGGGTTCGCAGCGCCGGCTCGATCTCGGCGGCCCGATCCTGTGGGAGCAACTCGTCGTCTACCGGCCCGCCGCGCACAGCTATACCTACAAGATCCTCGACAATGGAACCAACCAGAAGGTTCTTCCGGTCATGCATTATATTTCGAGCATTGTGGTCAAGCCGGATGGCAAGGGCAGCGAGGTCGTCTGGTCTTCGACCTTCACGCCCGCGCCCGGAACCACGGCGGACGCGGCGCATAAGGCGATCGCCGGCGTCTATCGGGCCGGCCTCGACGCCCTCGCCAAGGATTTCGCCAAGAACTGA